CAGGGACCAGCTCTTCACTCTGCCCTGGAGGAGAGGATTCCAGAATGCTGAGCCTCCACCGGTGCAGGTCCTGCTTCTGGGGTGCATCTTGGAGTCCCACCACTCTCACCTCATCAGGCTCCAGCAGCAGTTTCCAACACTGGGCTGGGGTCCTCAGGGCCCATCCTGGCTTCATCTTCCGGAGGTAGATGGCGTCATAGCAGCCCACCATAAAGATGACCTGCAGGTCCAGTAACGAGGCCTTGGCCTCAACAGGGCCCGTGGCCCGGGTGGTGCCCAGCTCCAACGCCATGGGCTCCCGCCGGGGGCAGGTCCACGCTGAAAAACGCCTGCCATGGAGAAGGGCTTGGCCAGTGTGAGCAGGTAGGGAGTCCCCCGAATCTCCAGGGAAGGCTTTGGGTCCAGTCAGCATCCTCAGCCCCCAGGCCCAGGGGTGTGGCATCCTGAGGCTCCAGCTCGGTGGGCATAAAGTGCTCGTCCAGGTCCAGGTCCTCCTCGTCTGACTCCACGAGGCCTAACGCCAGGGTGCCCCAGCCCCAGTCCACAGACCCACCCTGTGCAGGGTGCCCTTGGGCCAGCCCCCAGCTTGGGCCCATCCCCGGGGATGACCCCTGCTCAGACCCTGCCTCAATGTGCTCCATCAGCTCAGGGCCCCAATCTTCATCTTCCCAGTCTTCCACCTCCAGCACCTGTCCAAGGTCCAGAAAGGCAGCCTTGAAGCAAGCGAAGCAGACCCTCAGCTGGCTGCCGTGTTGAAGCTCATACATCCAGGACGTGTACAGGTAGGACAGCCCCTCCGCCTCACACCGCAGGCTGACCGGGGGGCACATGGCCACGCCGCCTACAGGACTTGCTGGGATCTTAGGGGGTCTGGCCCACAGGTGGGGGGCACAGTGAAgtgctggggggcagggaggatcaGGAGGACGACAAAGGTGTTTCCTGTGTGGGGATTTGGGGGCGGGGGAAGAACTGGGTCCTAATCCAACAGGGACCTGCAGAGGTTGGGAGGGACAAACTTCTGGAATTATCTTCAGCTGATGCAAGTGTTCTGTCCTCTGGGAACTGCAAAGGAAAGCAGTGAGGTTAGGGCCCCCCAGCAGGCAGGTGGGAGCAGGTCACGCAGGGACAAGCTGGGTGCAAGGACCTTTGGGGTCAGACCCGGCCCTTTCGCTCTGCCTCTGCTCAGTTTAGCTGATCTGGGGCCAGTGGGCCACACAGCCTCTCCCCCATCCGACTCCctactctcccacctcagggatCCCCAAACCCAGTCCGCCTTGCCTGATGGAactgaaggaaactgaggcaacctGTCACAACCTGAGGGAACCTGACTGAACCTGAGGGAAACTGTCAGAACCTGATGCAAGCTGTCAGAACCTGAGGGAACCTGTCAGAACCTGAACAAATCTGACCGAATCTGACAGAACCTGACTGAATCTGACAGAACCTGACTGAATCTGAGAGAAGCTGTTGGAACCTGACTGAACCTGGGAACCTGAAGAAACCTGTCAGAACATGACAGAACCTGAGAGAAACTGCCAGAAACTGAGGGAACCTGTCAGAACCTGAGAGAATCTGTCAGAACCTAAGGAAAGCTGTCAGAACCTGACTGAACCTGAGGGAACCTGTGAGAATCTGACAGAACCTGAGTGTACCTGCAAGAACTTGACGGAACCTCACTGAACCTGTCAGAAACTGATGGAAACTGAGGGAACGTGTCAGAACCTTATGGAACCTGAGAGAGCTGTCAGAACCTGACAGAACCTGAGAGATCCTCACAGAACCTGAAAGAATCTGTGAGAACCAGTCAGAGCCTGACCAAATCTAACAGAATCTGACAGAACCTGACAGAACCTGAAGGAGCCTGACAGAACCACCCCTACCTGAGCTAGCCCGTCTGGCTTGAGGCCACGCTGGACCACGTGAACTCTTCAGCCGCCAAGCCCCACACTCCAGCAGCCCACAGGCCCCAGACCCGCTCCTCAGTCTGAGGGGCTCTCTGTTGGCCTGGCGCCTCCCTCCTGTGGGCACctggggggaaaggaggggacacAGCCCACCTGGGTATATAAAGGGCCATTTCCCATGGTGCTCTGGGCTCATTTGCATATCTCCCATGAGCCTCAGCCCACCAGGAAATGAAACTGCTGAGtcattcctctcctcccctcccccctcaaccccgccccaccctgccctgccccgccccggagagcctgtgcagcccccaTGGAGGGCAGGGCAGTTTCTCCGACACTGTCCACAGGGTGATTGTTCCCGTGATATTTGCACCTCTGAGGGCTGAGAAGACTGTTTCCATCCGTCTTTCAATCTGCCGGTTTCTGAAATTCTGTGGGCAAGCGTCTCTCTTATGGTCACTGTTCTATCCCTGGGTGCCCTGGGTGACCTGCTTGGTCAAGGGTCCTAGCCTTCTGTGATTATAATAGATTCCTTCTTTGTACCTCTTGGTTAAAGTTTCTTTATGAATTTCAGAAACTGATCGATTGCCAATTATTTACCTTTTAAGCACATTTCTGTCTCTTTGGCTCGtctcacttttattttgttttgttttggttttgttttttttgcagtacgccggcctctcactgttgtggcctctcccgttgcggagcacaggctctggacgcgcaggctcagcggccatggctcacgggcccagccgctccgcggcatgtgggatcttcccggactggggcacgaacccgtgtcccctgcatgggcaggcggactctcagccactgcgccaccagggaagccctcttctcacttttaaaataaagcctctttAAATGAGCCTTTAAGCCTCTTTCActtttttgaaaatacattttaaccaCATTTTACACTTTTGTGTTTCACCTTTTCACTCTGTTTAAAGTCTGTAGGTATGGTTAAATGTATCAATCtcttttttgagaaaatatttttttggtctttgtAAAGAACATCTTCAGTTCTCCAAGACCACATGTTAGTTTCTTATATCTTCATAtaattctttcacatttttttgtttcttttgcttcttaatttttaatttaaatgtaagttgcttttgtaaaaaaaaaaaaagaatgtaatacaAGAGAATAGGTACAGGTATCCCTCGCTTTTCAAAAGTTCTTTTTACGCCACTTCTTttttatgaaagacctacattaATACCTGTTTTCGCTAGCCAAAAGAAATCCcaagaggatttttgcttttacaaaaaagGTGATTGTTTCATTGCTTTATGCCATTTCGGCTTATGAAAGATTTCATAGGTAGGCTCTACTTGTATAGTGGGGATCACCTGTAGatggctttttaaataatttgctaAATTAATCACATCATTCAGTCCTTCCTTGCAAATTTCCAACCAGTGCATCCAACTGCATCTGCCACATCTCCCCAAGGACATCTGACGAGTATTCCCAAGTGAACAAGTTTGCGTCTAGGCTCCTGGTCAGCATCTGGGTCTGCAGGAGAAGACCACCTGACTCTGGAATTAGATGACAGTAAAGTTCCTTGGATCAGGGGTTCCCCAGTTTTGCTGCATGTTAAAATTGTCTTAGGAGTTCGAAAAATCCCATGGCACAGCATGTGGCAGACACCCTGAGATGACCCCCAGGCAGTCATGCCCTCCTCATGATTGGAGGGGAAAATGTGAGTTGCTTCTAACCAACAAAAGTGACAAGGTGATGGATGTCGCCCTCTtgattacattattttatatatatgtacgttattgcatatattatatattacacattattttctatacacacatacactatcaaatatttatatctttatatacatgtacacacatacacatgtacatgtgCAGACGCACACTTCCTCTCCCATGGTCTTAAGGAAGGAAAGCTCTGTGCTGTGACTGGCTAGAGGCTGAAGCTCTGGGGCCCCTGGCCCTTGCCTGCCGGGCAGGGACTGTGAGGGACAGGTGGCTGCCTCGGGTGGTTTGGAAGAGCTGTGGACTTGGAGGTGGAGGGACATTCTGTGACCTGCAGGGACACGAGGTGCCCCCTCTCtggcccctcccagggctgggacACTAACAAATAGCAGTGACCCTCCTGGTGACTTCTCACTTGTCTGCTGAGCCCGGCAAGCCATTGCCTCCCCAGCATTAGTCTGTCCTCTCTATGTGCCTTTATCACCACCTCTGGGCCGAGCACCCAGAGCAGAGGACTGACTTTGACTCAGGTCTCTGTATTTGTATTCAGAGAGGAAACTCAGAACATAAAATGTGATCATTTGGAGAGATATTCCCCCATTCCCTTCTCAATGCCCAGGGTTGTCAGGCTTTGATTCCACCCAGGACATCTCTGAGGCAGAGCCTGTGCCCCCAACCCCTTACCTGACCCCAGCTGTCCCCTCCAGCAGATGAGCAGTGCTGAGGCTTGGGGGGCGATGCCCCCACAGCAAGGAGGCCAAGAGTGGGCATCTGAACCCTGGCCTGTCGAACCTTCTCCTGCCACCCGACACTGGGGCTCACCATCGAGGGGCCTGCCCTCAGCCGTGAGCTGTCATGGACTCCAGCATGCAAGGTGACAGTCTTGGCTCGTGGACCCTGAGCCTGGGTGGGAACGGGCTGCCCACCTTGGCTCTcctggccgtgtgtgtgtgtgtgtgacctagGGGAGTGAAGGCACTTACACACCTGGCGGGGGCAGCCCCCatcctcccactccctccccctcccggCATTAGGGATCCCCTCCGGAGCCACTACAGATGAGCACGGAGGATCCGAAGACAGGCTCGCTTCCTGCGGATCcggtccttgattttttttttttccaaaattgtaaAAAGGTTAATCATGTGTTCATATATTAAACCCAGTGCTTTAATATTATAACTTCTTCAAAGAATAATCACTTCTTAGATGAAAATGATTAAACTTGCTCTTAATCCGTgtgaattcaataaaaatttaaatatgttttgttaTAAAAATCTTATCATTCCTGATGACAGAGTCAGGGTTACTCAAGAGAAACAATATCCTCAATATTTCAATCAGTTTTTCTTCAGTGAATTCAGACATGATTAACTAAGATCTCTCTTTATGAGGActagttttttaaatgtcattttttagattatttgtttttatttttacatctgtaaaatTCTGGTCATTGGTTTTTCATTGATCCATCCACACATCTGTTCAACAGGCTCCAACTGCCCCTGCCCTGTGCTGAGCGCTTGTCCTCGCAGGACGCACCATTGTCCAAAGACAGGCCCGAACAAACGGCCGGCACAGTGCCAGGACGACATGAGCGAGGTGCTGGGAGCGGTTTCCCACACTGGGGGACGGCAAGACTTCTGGAGCGGTTCCCGAGCTGGGAGGGACAGCGACTTGTTCTCCGTGTCATGGAGACATGGGCACAGGCTTCCCAACATCCACGCACCCTTCAGAATGCTCGGGTGGGTCCATGGAAGGAACAATCTAGAACTTAGGACAGCCTGGGGAGCCTCAGACCCGTGGATTCTCCCCGCAGGTCTCTTCAGAAACCAAAGGCAGTGGCCAAGGATGAAGACAATAATGAACATCATGAGAGAGACGGAAGGGAATGATCCTGCACGACAGGAAGATTGCAGCCCCTTCCCGCGAGGGGTCAGCAAAGATGCTGATATTTACAGGAATAAGTTTAAAACTGCAAAACTGGAGGTCCATTTTGGAACGACGTGAGGAGTGGAAATTGGGAAACAATATCAGCGTCCACCGGTAGGGATGCACAGGATACGGCCACACCATGGAACACACACGGCCACACCATGGAACACACACAGCCACAGACAACAAGCTTCAAAGAAGATCTACTGTGAAGTGATCAGCATCTGTCCAGTGAAAAGAAAAGAGCAGGTTGTAAGttgtatacatattattttttaaatgtgggccatttttaaggtctttattgaacttgtgaCAATATCGCtcctgtttttatgttttgtttttttggccgaggggcatgtgggatcttagcttcccgaccagggatcgaacccacaccccctgcattggaaggcgaagtcttaaccactggacggccagggaagtccctaggtgtGTACATAGTATTGCCTTGattttgtagaagaaaaaaatctgcgGCCACGTGTGCAAATGTCAGGTGTGATACGTGCAGGTGGATTCCTGCCCGTGTGGACACGTAAGTGCCATGCGTCTGGGCACGTCTGTGCCCTGTGCACACATGTTGGGTATCACATGTCTGCAAGCGTATAAAGAATGGAAACACGAAATCAGCATGATTACCTCTGGGTGGTGGTATTGTGAGTTATTGAATTTTCTTCATAGATTTCCATATTCACCTAATTTTCTAGAATAAATATGTGCTATGACCACACCTCTGGAAGCCACTGAAAGCCCTTGGAAGTGCtttgtgtgtggtggtggggtcTAGACCAGTCCCTCCTGGCTGGAGTCCTGAGCACGGCTCTCTCCACTGCTCACCTCCCCCAGCCGCCCTCCAGCACCTGCCTGTTAGGCTGCCATGGACTGTGGACCCTCACACCTCCAGACTCCAGCCAGGGACTGGCGCTCCGTGAATGGATAGGATGGCGGGGTGAGTGCTGTCCCGTGAGACCATGGCAGGGCTGGACCTCCTTCCCAGGGTCTTCTGCTGCCCAGAGCCCTTGGGGGGATGACTCCGGAGCCCCTGGAACCACCCTCAGGTTCTTTCATGTCAACCCTTGTGAGTGTCTGTAGCTCCCCCGTGCCACAGCCTCCACGTGCACTCAGACCTTGAGCGGCTGTACACACATCCATCAGCCGTGCCGTTGCCACAGTTACTTCCAGGCAGGGGAGGctccagcagctgcagcagccgtGAGAAGAGCCAGATTCAGGGTGAACATCCCCCAGCAAGTGATCATCACATGTTGCCCGTGTCCCCACATGCAGTGACCAGCCGCCCAGCCTAGCTCTGGTCACACTCTGCTGGGAGGCACCCATCCCTGCTCTGGATGCCACCCTCGACATGGCTGCCTTGACCTCAGGGAGCGCATTGGACATGGGACATCTCAATGTCCCCTACTCCAGAGCCCCCCAGAACGACCCAGGCAGAAGCACGTTCATCCTGTGAGTTTGTGGTGGCTGCcacaactcagtggcttaaagctACACAATTTCTTCTCTTAGAGTCTGTAGGTCTGATGTCTTCAGTGGGTCCAGGGCTGGTTCTTTctagaggctccaggggagaagcCCTCCATCCCCTGTCCCAGCTTCTAGAGGAGCCATACTTCTTGGCTCACGGCCCCTTCTTCCGTCTCCAGGTCAGCAGCGCAGCGTTATCTGTGACCCCTTCTTCCGTCCTCATgccttctctctctgactctgcccccctccccctccccttgtaAGGATGCTGGTGATGCCATTGGTCCCACTGGCGTCCacgccatccccacccccaccgcatGTCAAGGTCCCTAACTTAACCATACCTGCAAAACCTCTGCTGTGTGCGGTGACGTACTCACAGGTCCCAGGATTAGGGGACATTTGGGGGGATGTTGTTCAGCCATCCTGTGCTCTCAGTTGTTCCTGTCCAGCTCTGGAACTCTGGAAACATCTTTCCTCTCAGGACACATGGGAAGTGCCCTGGCTCTCAGAAGCTGACTTCTTGTACGGGGCCGAACGAGAAGCTCACATGAGTCAGAAGTGGAGGCTCAAGGCCACCCTCTGCTCCGAGTTCTGGGACAACTTGTCACAAGCATCTTCCCAAGGGGCTGAGAAAAGCCAGGCTCTCGGAGCACACACCTCCTTTCCCTCTTGTTCTGGCCTTTTTCATGCCCCATACCTGACAGAACAAGCTtaaacaatgataaaaaaaaatctcccttcaGTGTCAGATATGAAGAGGGTTCTGCTGCCCAGATGATCCCAAAATGAAATCTCTGCACAAACCATCCATGTTTCTAAAGGGCATTCCTACAAcccttgagaagaaaatgaattCATCCAGTTACAGATGGTTGGTGCCACAGAGACTCGAAATGCACATTTGCTGTGAGAAGTAGcagcagaagagagaaggaagaattaaACGGATTTCCTGCGTCTGCCCGGGATGTTGAGTCTCCCACGAGCATTCCCCTCCCGCACGTGCCCTCTTCCTAGCTGGGATCATAGCATCAACTCCCGCAGTGGCCCCACTGTGTCCACGGCGGCCCTTCCCTGGAAACCCTGCAGCCCAAGTTCCTGCTATCAGACGTGGCCTGTTAGTATCGTTTGGCGATATCATTTACCTCATTCTGGTAAAACACAGAACTTTCAGCCCCAAATCTGAGTCTGGCAGGTCAACTTGGTATGGAGGGCTGGGCGTGTCTCCCCCTACATGGAGGTCCAGCTGCAGGGACATAGTGCAGCTGGATTCTGGAGCCCACTGGGACTCCTGCTGCTGGGACTGACAGCCCACCCGCCCACCCATGGGACAGATGCCTGCCGAGGGCCTGTCCTGGGTTGCGGAATTCAGGGGGTAAAAAAAAACGTGCCATTTCTTGCTCTGCGGGCTCCATTTTAGTGAGGAGGAGCTAACAACAATGTCCTCAGCAGAGAAACACCTTAATTTCAGATGGTGGAAGTCCGGGGCGATGTCGTGGAGAGTGTGGCCACGCACAGGGCATGTCCCTGCAGTGTGACACGTGGCAAGCCCTGCGTAAGGAGGCGCAATCTGCAATATGTTATCCCCCCAGGAAGCCCCCGAAGCTTGTGCTGCCTGGagactggaaaaggcaaaaggcCTGTTGGGGAAGGTATCCTTTGAGGTCAGACCTCTAATTGGTGGCAGCTGGAGGCAGAAAGGACGATGGGGCTGTGACTGGATGTGAGACAAAGACCAGTCAGGACAGAAGGAGAACGGAAGCAGCTGAACTCTTTGATTCTATAAAATTCTAACGGTAAGAGGGAAACAGATGAAAATGACTCTCACACGCTTAGGTGCAAAtgatatgaaaatggaaatccaAGATTCTTGCTATTTCTTCAGATTTATCATGGCATTCAAAATTTAATGTCCCTATAGAAGTATGTGCCTCTAAGGGAAACTGGAGCGATTCGAACCCACCTCTCCCAATCATTGACAAATCAGCTCAAGATGATAAAATTCGGCAAGTATATAAAAGACCTGTACTACCCCACCGATCACCTTGACGGGAGGGACCACAGAGGATACAAGGATGTCTCAAGGACCCCGAGGCATTTATAACAATTGAcgtgcgtgagtgtgtgtgtgcgtgtgtctcaACTGAGGCACAAAATGGCAAGGTGTCAAAGTGAGGGAGCCCAGAGAATGAGGACTGAAGTTAGAACGAAGTTACAAATTggcaacaaaaagataaacatcACAGCATTTCTGGGATATGAAGAACGTGCtgctgaatgtttttttttttagtcagatAGGAAATCAGAACTGAACTCTACGAATTCCTAGACCTGAGGGAAAATGAAACTCCACCTCTAAGCAGAGGCTGAGATTCTAGTGTGAAACTtctgagagaagagaagggaagacaaCGAGGGAGCCCAGTGCCCTCCAAAGACGGGTCCCAGGATTGTCTAAAAACGTGAAAGATGCACACTTTGGACAACAAGCATGTGTGTTTGTACAGACACAGAAAACTTCTAGAAAGTTATATGAGGAAGTGTACACAAGTGTTACCTCTgggaagtaaacaggagtcccaGCGAGATACAGCACAGTTTGTTTCAGCTTATCTTCTTAGGGCATGTGACTGGCTTACTTTCAGTACAAACAAACTAGCTTCATTTCAAAAGTGTAAATGCTTTATCAGGACAGCCATGTTCATCAAAGCTCCGGTGGATCTCATTTCGTAGGGACGAGACTAAGCCCTCAGCTGATGCTCAAGGCCCCTCAGTGTGTAGGACCCTTCTCCCCCCTGCTCGAACAGCCCCTGCCCAACACCCCCCGTTGAGCTGAGAGACCAGGCAGGGCTggatgggaggggaaggaaggactgaCTTGGGAGGTGGCTTTAGGGATCAGACGCTCCTTCCAGCCCAGGTGGGCATGATGGGCAAGGGGATGGCATAACCCCAGGCCAGGTTATTTGTGAGGCCTTTCTCTAGTGCCTCGTTGGCCCTCGGGATGGGGCTGGGGACCCCAATCTCGGTGCCCCTCTGTGGGGGGGCTGAATTTCACACTGACCTTGGTGCCACCTTCCCGTGAGGATGACTGGCTTTGAGGTTTATCTGCCCACTAGACAAAGACAAAGGTTACTCCTTTGGCACATCCAAGACTTTGTCCTGTTCTGCCTAGCTCAGATGTCAGGTTGTTGGTCAACCTTCAGGCCCAAGTCCAGCTGAAGAGGTGGTCCTTTTGCCCTCTGACATCCTTGAAGGCCGAGATGCTCCACCTGTGGGACAGCTGGAATGTTCTGTCCTGTCCAGTCTGGGCccctcctctgccacccacaAAATTCAAGGGTCCCCCAGAACTCAGCTCTGCATCCTTCTCTCTTTTCAGGAAAGTGGGGCATCACCTACTCCGGCACCTCTCACTGCCTGCCTGACAAGGACTTTCCCACCCATGGGTCCACAGCCTGTGGGACCTCTCCCCTGGTGGCCTAGAAACATGTCTTTGCCCCTTACTCAACCCTGCCAGCAGGTCACCTTGGGTTCTAGTGGAAGGGGGCAGTCCACGTGCCACCCAACTGGCACTGGGGACTTCCAGGCTTCCTCACCCCACCTCCAAACCACCAATATCTGTGGGCTCTCCCTTCTGCATACACCTCCgagccttccccacccccatggaACCACTGCAAGCACCTCCAGACTCGctgcctccaccccacccctgccttccgGGGGGCTTTTGGAAGCTCAGGTCTGATGAGGGATGTCCCACTCTGGATAGAGACAAACCCCTtctcctgcccccatcccctgACACAGCCCTGCACACGCCCCCTTATTTCTCATAGCCACTGACTCATGACTCCACTGCCCCAGGTGTAAGTTCACAGGACACAGACTGCCTACAGTTGCATCTGTACACCTGCCCCTCTGTCACAAGGAAGATGAAGCTTGGTGAGTTTAAGCAGGTTGGTCAGTGGGGAGTGACAACGAGTGGATGAAGGGTCAGCAGCTGCCTCCTGGTCTGCAGTAAAGCTGGGCCTTGCTGACGAGTCCCCGAAAGCGGGCAAAGCTGGACATGGACCAAGGACTCTGGATTCAAGTCCACAACACCTACTTCCCTCCAACAATTTGAAAAATGGAGCCTAGAGTGAACAAAGAATGACTCAAACACGTCCGCCCTTCCCCACCCATGTAACACTCACATATTGCCCTTATTCCCCACTTTCAGAGTCTCAAAGAGAAACTTTTAGCTTAGTGATTTTCATAATAAGCACCAAAACCATCTGTACATGAGAAACGTACAAACCCCTGTAATAAACCCCTAGCTTCCAATGTTTCTCCAAGGTCAGCACCTATCGGCCTCCACCCTCTGGGAACGATTTCACACAGGTACGCCCCCTAGGTCGCCTTCGTTTGCCCATGATGTGACTCCACACCCACCCTGGGTATGACCCTCAGTGCggagggagctgggaggaggagcTCCTTCTGCTTAAGGGCTAATAAAGGGCAGTCTAACCTTTTAACTCTTTACCACTGCGCCTATTTATCGTGGTTCCTTATCCCTGTCTGCACCCCCAGTCCTACTTCCAAGTGGACCCAActtgcatttctgacaagttgGAATCAGGCTCTGAGGAGTCTCAATAGGCAGCACCCTGCCCCTCGGGTGCGAgcctgtgtgtgtgggtggtgcACACAGGAGGGGACCGGCAGGTCCCCTGATCCACGAAGGGCAGTGAACCCACCCAGCTCCCCAAAGAAGCATCTGTTCTGAGGAAGCTTGAGGATGGAGAACTCCAGGGATCGGCTCTCCAGGAAAACAACCACCTGCTGTTGTCTTTAGAATGATCATCTAGTGCAGTGTAGGAAATCACTACCAAGAAAATCGTCAACTTTTCCCGTGAACTCAGGGCAGTTCCTGAAACTCGAGTGACTTCCGATTACTTGGGTTTCCTTCCTGAATATAGGACCTGGGTGCCCAACCTCAGGCGGATCCTGGATCCTCCTTCCCGCCACCTCCCAGCCTGGCTCCGCCCCGGGATCGCTCAGTTTTATCCGGCCCACGGCGCGCAGACGAGCTGCAGCTGCGAGCGTGGAGGAGCCGGGCGCACCAGGACCCTGGACTCAGGTGACGGGCTCGCGGGCCGGGAGGGGAGGCCcagaggggcgggggcggggctccgGTGTCGGACAGCTTGGTGCACTCAGGCACGCGCTGGGATGAAGACGGCGGGGCGCGGAGCTCCCTACCTTCACTCACGCCTGCCGCCTCTTGCCACAGAGATGCTCCCAGAGCGCAGGGCCGGGGTCCGCGAGCCAGCGACCGGGGGCGCAGGTTGCACGCCgagggaggggacagggactTCGCGTCGAGGTGGGGAACTGCGTCTCTGCAGGGCGTCCCCAGGCTCGGCTCTTGGAGGGGCAGAGAGGTGGCATCTCGGGCTCCCAGGCGTCCACCCATCCGGACAGAGACCCTCCTGCCCCCGACCACGTCTGTGGCGAAACACATTCACGTCCGGGCCCAGCACGGCGGCTCTCCCACTCGCGCACACACGCTCACTTTCGTGCACACATTCACACTTGTGTGCACTCCCAGGGGCGCACACGCACACTCGTGGACTCACAGGCACTCAGCTCATTCACTCACAAACACTCGTAAAACAGAATGAAACCCCCCAGAGACTTCCCCTAAGGGTGGCGTGGGGTGCTCGACTGCCCCTTTCCAcgcttccctttcctttctggtTTAACTGCAGCAGCAATCACTAAATGCAATTCACCACCCACGACTGATTAATGAGctgcagtttgaaaaccactttcCATGCCTGTGGTGCCAGAGCCCCTGGGAGGCCTTCATCCCCAGGAACATAGTGATAGTGATAGTGAAGGTGGTGGGGAGGCGCCGAGGTCCCAGGAGGGTACGACCAGTaggtgctgggggaggagggttCTCAGAGGAAGTGCCTTgtggttttatttaattattattttataaagtctTATGGGATATAcaaatgtatgtatttgtttatttaaaatatttatttgtttattatttgttttgggcTCACACCgtgtctttagttgcggcatgcatgtgggatctagttccccaaccagagatagaacccaggccccctgcagtgggagcacagagtcttacccactggagcaccagggaagtccccaggaaatACCTTGTGAACGAGAGTGAGAAGGAGCCAGGCAGAAAGGCAGAAGGGAAGGCATGTGCGGAGGCTGAGGTGGGAAGGGTTTTCAGGCTTGGCCCCTAGGCCTGGTGGACTTTCATGCCCAGTGGGGATTCCCTCCAGGCCACTGCAGCAGGGACAGGACATGGGCAGTGGCGCCCTGGACTGGGGCATTTCCTCCGTCTGAGCCAGG
This sequence is a window from Pseudorca crassidens isolate mPseCra1 chromosome 19, mPseCra1.hap1, whole genome shotgun sequence. Protein-coding genes within it:
- the TEX19 gene encoding testis-expressed protein 19; translated protein: MCPPVSLRCEAEGLSYLYTSWMYELQHGSQLRVCFACFKAAFLDLGQVLEVEDWEDEDWGPELMEHIEAGSEQGSSPGMGPSWGLAQGHPAQGGSVDWGWGTLALGLVESDEEDLDLDEHFMPTELEPQDATPLGLGAEDADWTQSLPWRFGGLPTCSHWPSPSPWQAFFSVDLPPAGAHGVGAGHHPGHGPC